Proteins encoded together in one Rana temporaria chromosome 6, aRanTem1.1, whole genome shotgun sequence window:
- the LOC120942859 gene encoding olfactory receptor 5V1-like: MGNQTSQSEFILLGLSDFTDSQLLVFLLILLIYVATLFGNLLIIFLVVLHYHLHTPMYYFLGNLSVLDIFDSSISTSHLSFDIVTGNRLISYPTCITQVFFFTWFVGTESFILVMMSYDRYVAICHPLHYTTMISNQLCFQGAFFFWVFRFACSLLHTLCALRLDIPYPTTIPGLFCELYQLIQLSCSDTFLNYVILYFDSVSFGITGFLVTFLSYIYIFKTILKIKVKDGRQKAYSTCSSHLTVVFIFYGSALLNYVLPKTKDFLAGRLLSVFYTVLTPLLNPIIYSLRNSELKGAVKKMLSRMDYIS, from the coding sequence ATGGGAAATCAAACTTCTCAGTCTGAATTCATTTTGCTTGGCCTGTCGGACTTCACAGATTCTCAGCTCCTGGTATTTCTGTTGATCCTCCTCATCTATGTGGCCACACTTTTTGGGAATCTTCTTATCATCTTCTTGGTGGTCTTACACTACCATCTACACACCCCCATGTACTATTTTCTTGGAAACCTCTCGGTTTTAGACATCTTTGATTCCTCCATCTCCACATCTCATTTATCTTTTGACATAGTTACTGGAAACAGACTGATTTCATACCCAACGTGTATCACCCAGGTCTTTTTCTTCACCTGGTTTGTCGGCACAGAGTCCTTTATACTTGTGATGATGTCCTATGATCGCTATGTTGCCATCTGCCATCCTTTGCATTACACAACCATGATAAGCAATCAGCTGTGTTTTCAGGGGGCGTTCTTCTTCTGGGTCTTCAGATTTGCCTGTTCCTTGTTGCACACACTTTGTGCCCTAAGACTGGACATCCCTTACCCCACCACCATCCCAGGCTTGTTCTGTGAATTATATCAGCTGATTCAACTCTCATGTTCTGACACATTCCTCAATTACGTCATTTTATATTTTGACTCTGTAAGTTTTGGAATCACTGGCTTTTTAGTTACTTTTCTTTCATATATCTACATTTTCAAAACCATCCTGAAAATAAAAGTGAAGGACGGAAGACAAAAAGCTTACTCCACCTGCAGTTCCCACCTCACTGTGGTCTTCATATTTTACGGGAGCGCGCTTTTAAACTACGTTCTCCCCAAAACGAAAGATTTTCTGGCAGGCAGATTGCTGTCGGTGTTTTACACGGTCCTCACTCCTCTATTAAATCCAATTATATACAGCCTGCGGAATAGTGAACTCAAAGGAGCCGTTAAGAAAATGCTATCTAGAATGGACTACATATCATGA